CACAGGATGTCAACGGCAAAACGGTTCTCGTGGTCGATGACGACCAAGGCGTCTTAGACCTCATGCGCCGCTTTCTTGTACGGGAAGGTTATGGCGTTCTGACGTGTTCCAACGGTCTTGAAGCAATTGCCTTGGCAAAACAGGTGAAGCCGGACGTGATCGTGCTCGATCTGATGATGCCAGGCGTTGACGGCTGGACTGTTCTCTCCGCGCTGAAAAAGGATGACGAAACGGTGCATATCCCGGTTTTGATCCAGTCGTTTACTGACACAGACAAAAACCTGGGTTTTGCCATGGGTGCAGTGGAATACCTGACGAAACCAATTGACCGGGAGCGAGTCTTATCGGTATTGAGAAAACATGCGGCAACTCCGGTGTCAAAGACGTTGTTGGTCGTGGAAGATGACGACATGAGTCGTGAAATGGTGCAAAAACTCTTGGGTCGTGAAGGATACCGTGTCATCGAGGCCGAGAATGGACGTGAGGCGGTTGAGACGCTTCGAGAGTTGGGAACCGACTTACCTGACGCGATCCTGCTTGACCTCATGATGCCTATTATGGACGGCTTTGAATTACTTGACATACTGCATGACGACGAAAAGTGGAGGTCCATACCGGTCGTAGTACTTACCGCGCGCGAGTTAACGGACGAGGAGCGCGAGTATTTACATAAAAGGACATTGCAAGTGCTTCAAAAGGCGAATACGAGGGCATCTCAAATCCTGGACGCCCTCGCCAAACGATTGCTTGCAATCTAGGATGAGTAGGACTAGAAGTAGTGGCGCAGTCGTTCGCAATACATCATTTTGGTTGAAAAAGTTGTCATTTCGCAACTGCGGATGGTTCGCCTACAGTTCTTTAAACCGCGGTACTTGTTTTCCATCTATCATCACGGTCTCAAAAAACATGTCGTATGGGCGTATCCAAACGTCACCGTGTGATGTTTCGTAGATGACAAACCATTCTTCCGTTTCACAATGTCGGGCCATATGTATATACGTATAGATGCCCCCTTTGTAGTGCTTAAATTGTTGTCCGGGATGAAGGGACTGAATTCGTTCTTCTGGTGTCATATTCGAATGAGCTCCTTTGTCTGATTTCAAAATCTGATTGATGGAGAAACGGTGGTTTAGCCTAATAATGATAGAGGTACGGTTTCGTTGCAATGAAAATGTATCTCTATCATGTAACATAGGCTTCTTAAAGGGTAGTGAATCAAGATTAGATCACTAGCATTGCATAAAACTTCTCTGAGCTTGTCAAGTGAGGCACACCACGGTCTGGACACCAGGTCTGAACACTCAGATTTTTAATTTCAGCGGCTTATGGTCTAAAAAGTCAGTACTCCTGTGTCAGGTAGTCCCAATATCCATAATCAGGAATTTTTATATTAGGTCGTAGGTCACGGTCTCGAGATGCTCCGTTTCACCGTCTATGTACTGCCGCACCGTTTGCTCGAAGATGTTGTCCACCTTGCATCGTCGTCTGCCCTTGGATGTTCGACCTGGGCTCTTGTACAACGCCTTCACAAACTCCGAAAAGCTTCGCTCCCAGTAAAGACGTAAACATTTGTAGACGTCGAGCAGCTTGCCGTTATGGGACACCTTCGCCTGTATAAGAATCAACAGGCAGTATGTAATCAGCGCAATCAGCAGTTGGTTATACACGGCATTTTCACTCTTGCCGTAGAGCCGCTTGAGTACGAGATGTTGCTTGACCCATTTAAAAAACAACTCGATTTGCCAACGCTTTCGATACACGTCGCAGATTTGCTCCGCATCCATCGCCATGTCGTTCGTCAGAATCACGACGCGCTTGCCTTCACTGTCCGTGGTTTCAATCAACCGCAGGGTGTACTTCATAACGTAATTTGGGTAACTCCCCAAGCGCACCAAGGCTTCTCTGGTGACTGGTGAATCGTCCGGCACGGTTCGTTCCTCAATGACTTCGTGAATGACCGCGTTGTCTTTGAGCCGCGTGACAAACTTTGTTTTGTTTGCACAGTACGCATCGAACTTTCGGTAATCCACATAGCCACGGTCGAAGACGTTGAGCGCATCGGGCTCCACGACCACCAACGCATCCATCTGCGTTTTGTCTGCAGGTTTGGCAGGTGTGAGAATCACCTTGTCCGGCGCGACTTGGTGGTCTAGAAACACCAAACGCAAGTGCAATTTCACACCGGCTTTGGTCCTGCGAAACTCTGCCCATGGATACTGCGAGAGACACATTGAAATGGTTGATGAGTCAACCAGGTTAATCCGTCTGAGCTTCTCATTCGCTCGCTTTATGCCGACCTGACGCGTAATCTGTTCAACGCATTGACGGAAAACGAAATCCAAAAATGTTGAAGGAGTTTCCCGCAACTTCCTGGATAACTGTGAGGCACTAATAGAATCCAGCGCCAATTCCTTCTGAAGGGATTCATTGGCTTCCAGCTCTAAACTGATATCCGTCAGGGACGGGATCTGGTTGACCTGGGCGAAGACGATGAGCCTAATGAATGGAATAACGCCGAGCTTCTTGACGTACCGATCGAGCTTGAGATGATCTAATTCCTGCAATATGGAACTGACGTTCAGCGGAAGAACATATTCCGCAAACACAGATTTTGTGGAATCCTTGTCCATGCCTAGTCTCCTTAGTAGAGAGTCGGACAGGACTACCTGTACCTCTTATTCTAAGGAGATTTTTCATGTCAGTGGTTGTCTAAATCATGAACATTCCAAACATTGCGTCTATTCATTCTGACAACTTGAAGCACTTGACAAATCCTAAATTCCTTTATGCAATGCTAGTGAGATTAGATACAATAAATCCTCACTCAGTTATGGAATTTTCCATTTTACATTCCTTCATTACTAGGTAAAGTGGTATATGAAGGAATTTTCTTTGATGTCATCGTGCTCCCACCTCGAACAGTTCCTAAAAAATAGATATGGAAAATAACTGGTACAAAACAAAGGTGAAAGGTTGCGCGTTCGAGAATTGAATATGTGGCTACGTGCGATTCATGACTGGACCAAATAGGTCATTTTTAAATACCGAAAGAGATGGTGCAGAGGTAGTGAAGCAAACGGATAACTCCCAAGACAATCACAATCTGACTATCAATCGTCTGGCTGCAGTCGGCGAGATTTCGGCCGGAATTGCACACGAAATTAGAAATCCCTTGACTGCCGTAAAAGGTTTCCTACAGTTGATGGCACAAGATTATCCTAGCGAGCACTGGGATGTAGTCCTCTCAGAGTTGGATCAGGCAATTGGCACTGTACAGGAACTCCTATCGGTGGCTAAACCGAACCTGGATTCTGAAAGACCAAGGTACTTTAGTTTGTGTGCCGAGGTTGAAAATCTGTTGTCGTTGTTCCACAAGGAGATGTATCGTGTCTCTGTCGAGAAACGTTTTTACAACACTGACATCAAGATGTACGGGAAACGCAATCAAATCAAGAAAGCAATGTTCAACCTCCTGAAAAATGCGTTCGAGGCAATTAATGGAACGGGCACTATTTCCATTGAACATTTCAGGTCAGGAGACAGTTTGGTGTTGAAAATACGCGATAGTGGCGTAGGAATTCCCGAGGACAAGTTGCAGTTGCTTGGAACTCCATTTTTTTCGATGAAAGATACAGGGACTGGATTAGGACTGTCGCAAGTGTATTCCACGTTCTATCAGCACGGTGGCGATATTAAAGTCAACTCTAGTCCGGAAGGGACGGAATTTACCATTAGCATGCCGATTGAAACGAAAAACGCATTGGATTCACTAGAAGCTCAACTTGTGTTTACGGAAGGGCAGGACGTTAAGAGCTTCTTTAACACCAATCACGATCAATTTATTCGATCACTGGAGAGCGAAGCCCGAACCACGTTTGAGATCGTGTCGGAATCGAAAATTGTGACC
This is a stretch of genomic DNA from Alicyclobacillus dauci. It encodes these proteins:
- a CDS encoding DUF1653 domain-containing protein, which encodes MQRNRTSIIIRLNHRFSINQILKSDKGAHSNMTPEERIQSLHPGQQFKHYKGGIYTYIHMARHCETEEWFVIYETSHGDVWIRPYDMFFETVMIDGKQVPRFKEL
- a CDS encoding IS4 family transposase, producing MDKDSTKSVFAEYVLPLNVSSILQELDHLKLDRYVKKLGVIPFIRLIVFAQVNQIPSLTDISLELEANESLQKELALDSISASQLSRKLRETPSTFLDFVFRQCVEQITRQVGIKRANEKLRRINLVDSSTISMCLSQYPWAEFRRTKAGVKLHLRLVFLDHQVAPDKVILTPAKPADKTQMDALVVVEPDALNVFDRGYVDYRKFDAYCANKTKFVTRLKDNAVIHEVIEERTVPDDSPVTREALVRLGSYPNYVMKYTLRLIETTDSEGKRVVILTNDMAMDAEQICDVYRKRWQIELFFKWVKQHLVLKRLYGKSENAVYNQLLIALITYCLLILIQAKVSHNGKLLDVYKCLRLYWERSFSEFVKALYKSPGRTSKGRRRCKVDNIFEQTVRQYIDGETEHLETVTYDLI
- a CDS encoding ATP-binding protein, producing the protein MTGPNRSFLNTERDGAEVVKQTDNSQDNHNLTINRLAAVGEISAGIAHEIRNPLTAVKGFLQLMAQDYPSEHWDVVLSELDQAIGTVQELLSVAKPNLDSERPRYFSLCAEVENLLSLFHKEMYRVSVEKRFYNTDIKMYGKRNQIKKAMFNLLKNAFEAINGTGTISIEHFRSGDSLVLKIRDSGVGIPEDKLQLLGTPFFSMKDTGTGLGLSQVYSTFYQHGGDIKVNSSPEGTEFTISMPIETKNALDSLEAQLVFTEGQDVKSFFNTNHDQFIRSLESEARTTFEIVSESKIVTTDDLREHANQILDFVHDGLTQEIIRLAQERGVVWAQSDIPIISKMEWFYSLRKVIWRFLRFYHLHNGVEAEEAFEIADRITSTLDSFIIHFNVSFTRYRDNVLKSQQAIIDELNVPVIPLFNNVAVFPLIGSLDHARVRKVEERLLDEIEARNIQKLFIDLSGAAILDTETLTEFHQIIDGITLLGCTTVLTGIRAGMAKMMLRSKFSTENVTIESTLQQALLKESQRDTSVL